In Carassius auratus strain Wakin chromosome 20, ASM336829v1, whole genome shotgun sequence, the genomic stretch AATCTCCCAGTCACACCAGAAATTATCAAAAAACAACGCTCTTCTGCTTTTCCTGGAAGGTCTTTGGCTTGATGATGGAGTTCTCTTCACATATTCAGGCACTCGGTTCTCGTTGACAAGAGATTTGCAACCTTAAATTGCAAAGCTTGTTATCTAGTGAATGCACATTCGCTGGAATAATTTTCTGGCTGTGCTTTTGTAGTCACGACCAGCAGTCCAGAAAATGAGCTCCAATTCCATCTTTGCAAACAATAGATCGATATCGGGGGAACTTGTTTGCTATTTCCAAAAGTGTGTGTCAGTCTTAGATGATATCCAGCACAAAAGCCACACAAATTAAACACAAGAATTACATGAAGTCAGAACATGCAGTCGTACTCAGTGTTATCATCGCCCTCCTGGGAAACAACTGCATTTTCGAGATTAAACCCCACTGGGACTGACGCTCAGGTTGTGAATTTGAATCTGTCTGCTGTGATAATGAAGACTGAGAAACATTCTGAAGAAGTCAGACGCAAAAGCAATGTGTAAATTAGAAAAGCCTTCACAACATCAGTGAGTAATTGAACAGTCCAGTGAGCGCTGGTTCAATTAACAGTAAGTGTGACTTCCAGCCATCCAGACACTGCCTAGAAGAGGTCAATCGTCAGATCTCTGCAGGAACAATGAGACTCGAGAGAGAAGCAGGATATCAGCGTGAGCTCCAGACATCAGCAGAATGTGTGATAGTGATGCAGATGAGACGTGGGAAAGGATTGGGACAACAAACGAGGCCGAGAAAGACTTTAATTATAAAGTGATGCGTGTGGCAATGATCACATCAGCATGGGTAATTctaaaaaatattcattattattggTTTAAAAATATGATAATCTAAACAAAGACAGTTAGGGATTGTCAAagtgtcacgtcactttttatTCACATTCACAACTTTACTgtgatgtacacacacacacacacacagattttacCCGCAAACGCTGGTCTCATAGTGAAGTCATGGTCATCAACACGCAGCAGATGGTCTGATTTCAGCTGATGTGTCTTAGTTTCATCCAGCATCTTCTTGAAAAGTGAACTGCAAAAGAACATCTCAGCACCTCAGTGcaatctcatacacacacagacgTCTCATTATTCACCCCTCCATCTTCAAGTTTTGAGCTACAAACTACCTatttaactgtaataaaataaacattttgaattgattgcactaaacatttttaaatggacACTAGTATATATTAGCAGTTTTAACAAAATGGATTAGTATTTCCAATAAATGATAAAAGGCatttattaatagaaatattaagaTTTAGAATTTTAACATCATCAACATATCATGAACTCAACTCTCTTCAGTAAAACATTTGTTCCTGAAATGTGAAATGAGTCAACCAGATCAGCTTTTCCACAGAGAATTTCTCAGGTTCAGTttggaaaagttatttatattttattagtcttgactgcaaaaaaaaaaagaaaaaaaaaaagttaaactgtaCATAAAGTTAAGTGGTTTGCAGttaattacagtttaatctgGTTTTGCTGTCACATATAGTTTTCACGATGACAATTTTTTAAACCCTTAAACCGCATATTGAACTGCTTATTTTGTTAGTTTTCTGAGCAGAATTTAAACCAAAACAATaatgcagaatttaatttatgaaaAGGCAACATAAGGACACCATTAACATTATTTTCTCAGCCTTGACAGTAATTAAACgtatttacttcactatattacaattaaatttaatctaattttgacaaactatatataactatatatatatatatatatatatatatatatatatatatatatatatatatatatatatatatatatatatatatatatatataaccaatgtttttttgttaaaaatgatgtaggaaaagtaatagattaatttatgacaagagtgcaccctcagaaatctaaattataacaggagttttgacctttgttaaaaaaaaaaaaaaaaagacttcttcattgcctttttctctatcacattttagaaatcatcagaaattataagttgactgaaaacttaaaatctcaaaatccattctttaaaagccattttaaaatcagacattgcattaccatgtaaacggtacatcaatatcatgttaaaaatgttttcattcatgaattataaaaatgtaagttttaatcGTGCACTAtgaagtctatgttcaaaaatgaatCACAATCTACAAAACCCCAAGCATTTTTATAATTAGACTGTTTGTGCAAAGATAATGCAATATCCTCTGTGACAACTATCCCAGCTCTCCATTATTTCTATTTGCAGATTCACTTCTGTTAAAACTAAACTGATAAGAGCGGGACACTTACGTTCCGTGTTTGTGATGTTGTTCAGATGTTCTCCTGAGGCTGTGCTTCATCTTCCCGCACTGACCGCACACACTCGCGCACAGCAGAAGAAAAACAGCTGTTGTGAAGCGAGACATGGTGAAGGAGAGATGAGACAGTCATGTCGTCTTCCAGTCAGCCTCCGTTCATCAGATCAGACTGAAGTCAGCTCAGAGTCTGCAGGCGCTGGACGCTCGAGCTCGCGCGCGCTCTGATTGGTCAGGACATCGCGTCGAGCCAGAATATTGAGACCTATTGGTTACATTTGAACTTTTAATTTAGTGCAACATTTGGTCATTGCaacatttttgtgcagttttcactttttaatatttttaaatatttgtctaGAGCAACTGTGGTGTTGCTTAAAGAAGTAAAACAGATGATGGGccaacatttattttatctacagtacACATATATGCTGTTACTCTATTTAAATTACAAActctgaaattaatcaaatgcaaAACTTTTCGTTCATAAcacatgtgtgtactgtgtatatttattatgtatataaatacaagcacacatacatatatatatatatataaacaaacataacTTATATATGcaagtgtttatttatatatacataaaatatacagtaaacaaatatattatgtaatcaaaaacttttatttcggaTGCAATTAATTGCttgacagatatatatatatatatatacttgttaaaaataaaaacttaagagTCTTAAATGGTTGAACGTTTTCTGAAAATTAGCAGATGATTCATTGACATTCATCATTGCTCTATGTGCATATGCTTTTAACTGTTGAATATTATTACAACCATTACTACAGCAagtatgtaaatgtttaatcTTGGGATAGACAAACACACAACAGAAGCAATTCCATTTCTACAGGCTTCagattttctgtttgtttcagtCGAAGACCAAATTTTGTACGATTTGTAACAACAGCCtttcattaatgcattatttgGGACACAGTATACAAACAATAAATCGCAGGATCTGAAAACAAGCCACTTATAAACATGTCttggtcatatttcaccccaaaatgaaattcaaTTTTATGAATTAGATTGATTTTGCATTAAGAAAGCAGGAACATCACGCCCAAACTCTTAATACATGCAACAcaatctcattactgtaatgtgtgCAGATGAGctgcttttcacaaaaaaaagtcttaaaaaaaaaagtcttaaattaaaaGGCAGTGCTATTACTACCATGATGCATAAATACTTTACAGTTAAAATAGTACGCATATAATAACAGTATTAAGAACACATAACAGTAATAAGAATTGCATTTTTGagtggaaaaaaaatcttaatggtccAAATACAGACTTGACTGTCTTCTTGTGAAATATACTTTAGCATTTTTTGGGGTTGAAATCAGACCATGACGTGTTCCTGACTAACATACTGAGATTTGTCCCTCCAGTTTTTGTTGTGTGTATATATCCAGATATCTGCTCCCCTCCCGAAACACGAAACATGAGCGCGAGGGTGAGCTGGACCTGGACGAGGGCAGAACCACAGTGGTGAAGAGTTCATAGTTCATAATCAAACTTATACTCATGAGCCAAATAGATCCTGCGGAAAATGAGCGCAGCTAGCGCGAGTGTGAGGAGGACGATGAGGATGGCCGAGCCCGTGTGACTGGGGTCCTGCGGGGGGAGCTGAGCGGCGGGGGACGCCGGGGATCTCGGGGACTGGCTCTGGTTCTGTGAGCGCCGCTGACGTGGACTCGGAGCCGCTGGAACGGACAGACCCTCGCCTGATGCCGGAGGAGCCacagatgatgaggatgatgatgatgattcagTCTAGACCAGAACAAAGACACTGAAGCTGATTACATCTCATTCTCACACTGAAAAACTAGCGTTTCATCAGCGTAGTGTTTCCCAATCCAGACGCTAACCCTGTGAGAGCGCAGGGGTGTTTGTCGCACCTGCTCAGAGGATGCCGGCTCTTCTGCGTCTCTCTCTTCTGTAGCTGAGCTCTCGCCGTTACTCGAAGCCGCTGCCACTGAACTGCCGCTGTCTGCAGAGGAGCTGGATTCAGCCTGACGGACCAGATTTTTCACAATAAATCATGAGAATTAGGAGTAAATGTGTTTAGGATTAAAACTGTCACAATGCAAAAAGTCTTAACGGACCTATACTAGCTTGAGGCAATAACATTACAGGGAATAACATCCTGCAGTGATGAGTTTTGAGATGTAGATGTTTATTTCActgcactttatctgtttgcatTTGTAGATTGAAATTAAACATACCGCACCAGTTGCACCCCACTAAGGACGGCCCTCGTCGAAAACCTATTTTTCTCCTGCATTGAGCTAGAAATCTCTTTGAAAGATCGGAGGATATTATATTTTGcaaaacttgtttttttattgaaattgtaataattcaCCTTTATACTAGAAACTAAAAAGCAGTTACACCCAGGATCTtaagcacagaaatgaaaaatgtCCTCCATTGGAACCCATTAAAACTACAGAATATAAACCCAGTTCCATTTTAGCATATGCATTCCTAGTTGATATGCTTTCATAATATGGCcacttttttctgttttctttggagaattcaagttaatttaaataatataatcatagTTGTGTGGGTGCATTGGTATGAATATCTGTGTGTGGTTTGTATGCGTGTTCTGAgaaatgtgtgcattttttttttttttgcatgaaaaaaaaataatgctacaaaaaaaatgtatcttgtttctaatcatataattattatataataattattctgaatgaataattttatgatattttaaatttagacCAGGGTTAATGTAACAGATCAACAAAGGAAGTATGGTTTACCCTACTCACCAGTGATGTCTTGATCtgtataaacatataatattgtttgatgttttgatCATAAAAGAGCCTGACCTTGAAGTTGATCTGCTGTGCCAGTCTGTGTGCCTGTGGGTCAACAGGTCGGAGGTCACTGTCAGGAGAGAGCGCTAGCAGAGCGGAGCGCATACAGCTGCCGCACGCATCACAGCAGAAATCCAGAGACctaccccacacacacacacacacacacacacacacacacacacacgcagaagaaaaacttaaaggtcccgttattcgcgcttttttgaagctttgattgtgtttacagtgtgcaatataacatgttcatgtttcgcgtgtaaaaaaacacagtatttttcacacaattcacccatctgtataccactgttttcactgtcataaaaacgggctgatctcttccttgttctataaagtccctccttcagaaatacgtgacgagttctgattgggccagcggttcctgtgctgtgattggacAGCAGCTTAAAGCAcgcggccctcctggaaacgcgattggactagttttggagtagttttgagaagcaagtgggcaggagcacctgctggagatgtacttatagtcacaggagcgtttttactgacgagatgcacatgaaaatcgcattcgtttttttgcacag encodes the following:
- the LOC113037666 gene encoding ubiquitin-conjugating enzyme E2 J1-like isoform X1 produces the protein MESKYNLKSPAVKRLMKEAAELRDPTEHYHAQPLEDNLFEWHFSVRGPPDSDFDGGVYHGRIVLPPEYPMKPPSIILLTPNGRFEVGKKICLSISGHHPETWQPSWSIRTALIAIIGFMPTKGEGAIGSLDYTPEERRALAKKSLDFCCDACGSCMRSALLALSPDSDLRPVDPQAHRLAQQINFKAESSSSADSGSSVAAASSNGESSATEERDAEEPASSEQVRQTPLRSHRTESSSSSSSSVAPPASGEGLSVPAAPSPRQRRSQNQSQSPRSPASPAAQLPPQDPSHTGSAILIVLLTLALAALIFRRIYLAHEYKFDYEL
- the LOC113037666 gene encoding ubiquitin-conjugating enzyme E2 J1-like isoform X2, producing MESKYNLKSPAVKRLMKEAAELRDPTEHYHAQPLEDNLFEWHFSVRGPPDSDFDGGVYHGRIVLPPEYPMKPPSIILLTPNGRFEVGKKICLSISGHHPETWQPSWSIRTALIAIIGFMPTKGEGAIGSLDYTPEERRALAKKSLDFCCDACGSCMRSALLALSPDSDLRPVDPQAHRLAQQINFKAESSSSADSGSSVAAASSNGESSATEERDAEEPASSEQTESSSSSSSSVAPPASGEGLSVPAAPSPRQRRSQNQSQSPRSPASPAAQLPPQDPSHTGSAILIVLLTLALAALIFRRIYLAHEYKFDYEL